From one Angustibacter luteus genomic stretch:
- the folE gene encoding GTP cyclohydrolase I FolE, with protein MIDQPRAEAAVRELLLSIGEDPDREGLKDTPARVARSFSEIYAGMDQRAEDVLTTTFNIGHDELVLVRDIDVYSMCEHHLVPFHGQAHVGYIPAKDGRVTGLSKLARLVDVYARRPQIQERLTSQIADALVEHLEPRGVLVVIECEHLCMAMRGVRRPDTRTITSAVRGQLRDVATRAEAMSLLRGR; from the coding sequence GTGATCGACCAGCCGCGAGCCGAAGCAGCCGTGCGTGAGCTGCTGCTGTCGATCGGGGAGGACCCGGACCGCGAGGGCCTCAAGGACACCCCGGCCCGGGTGGCGCGCTCGTTCAGCGAGATCTACGCGGGCATGGACCAGCGCGCCGAGGACGTCCTGACGACGACCTTCAACATCGGTCACGACGAGCTGGTGCTGGTGCGCGACATCGACGTGTACTCGATGTGCGAGCACCACCTGGTGCCGTTCCACGGGCAGGCGCACGTCGGCTACATCCCCGCGAAGGACGGCCGGGTCACCGGGCTCTCGAAGCTCGCCCGGCTGGTCGACGTCTACGCTCGCCGGCCGCAGATCCAGGAGCGGCTGACGAGCCAGATCGCCGACGCCCTGGTCGAGCACCTCGAGCCGCGCGGCGTGCTGGTGGTCATCGAGTGCGAGCACCTGTGCATGGCGATGCGGGGAGTGCGCCGCCCGGACACCCGCACGATCACCTCCGCGGTGCGCGGGCAGCTGCGGGACGTCGCCACGCGCGCCGAGGCGATGAGCCTGCTCCGGGGTCGCTGA
- the ftsH gene encoding ATP-dependent zinc metalloprotease FtsH — MDVKRILRGPLVWVVLIVLIGLSVLRLGSLGQSFQRIDTSSALTLISEGKADKVKLVDGDQRIDITLKDGQKFTGDGVKDATRVQAFYIQPRGEQVVDTVNAAAKANQLPGGFDDSNPQPGWLSSLLVSIFPIIIILGLFWFLMSQAQGGGNRVMSFGKSRAKMVSKEAPKITFADVAGVDEAVEELQEIKEFLAEPAKFQAVGAKIPKGVLLYGQPGTGKTLLARAVAGEAGVPFFTISGSDFVEMFVGVGASRVRDLFEQAKTNAPAIIFVDEIDAVGRHRGAGLGGGHDEREQTLNQLLVEMDGFDVKTNVILIAATNRPDILDPALLRPGRFDRQIAVDAPDKKGRHQILTVHAKGKPMAPDVDIEAVARRTPGFTGADLANVLNEAALLTARTNAKFIDDAAIDEAVDRVVAGPQKRTRMMNEKEKKITAYHEGGHALVAAAMRHTDPVAKITILPRGRALGYTMVLPVDDKYSTTRNELLDQLAYALGGRVAEELIFHDPTTGASNDIEKATGLARRMVTQFGMSERIGAIKLGAESGEVFMGRDMGHGRDYSEEVAGIVDEEVRRLIEAAHDEAWNVLVENRDVLDDLVQKLFEKETLGGKELLQIFADVRKSPERPIWLSSERRPISNVPPILTPNEVKAASNGHAVQDDREHPPAAVVEVPEGGAVDPSA; from the coding sequence ATGGACGTCAAGCGCATCCTGCGCGGCCCGCTGGTGTGGGTCGTTCTCATCGTGCTGATCGGGCTGTCCGTGCTGCGGCTCGGCTCCCTCGGCCAGTCCTTCCAGCGCATCGACACCAGCTCCGCGCTGACCCTGATCTCCGAGGGCAAGGCCGACAAGGTCAAGCTCGTCGACGGCGACCAGCGGATCGACATCACGCTCAAGGACGGCCAGAAGTTCACCGGGGACGGCGTCAAGGACGCCACCCGCGTGCAGGCCTTCTACATCCAGCCGCGCGGCGAGCAGGTCGTCGACACCGTCAACGCCGCCGCCAAGGCGAACCAGCTGCCGGGTGGCTTCGACGACTCGAACCCGCAGCCGGGCTGGCTCTCGTCCCTGCTGGTCTCGATCTTCCCGATCATCATCATCCTCGGCCTGTTCTGGTTCCTGATGAGCCAGGCTCAGGGCGGCGGCAACCGGGTGATGAGCTTCGGCAAGTCCCGGGCCAAGATGGTCAGCAAGGAAGCGCCGAAGATCACCTTCGCGGACGTCGCGGGCGTGGACGAGGCGGTCGAGGAGCTCCAGGAGATCAAGGAGTTCCTGGCCGAGCCCGCCAAGTTCCAGGCGGTCGGCGCGAAGATCCCCAAGGGTGTGCTGCTCTACGGCCAGCCCGGTACGGGCAAGACGCTGCTCGCCCGGGCGGTCGCCGGCGAGGCCGGCGTCCCGTTCTTCACGATCTCCGGCTCCGACTTCGTCGAGATGTTCGTCGGTGTCGGTGCCAGTCGCGTGCGTGACCTGTTCGAGCAGGCGAAGACCAACGCGCCCGCGATCATCTTCGTCGACGAGATCGACGCCGTCGGTCGCCACCGCGGCGCCGGCCTGGGCGGCGGTCACGACGAGCGCGAGCAGACCCTGAACCAGCTGCTGGTCGAGATGGACGGCTTCGACGTCAAGACGAACGTCATCCTGATCGCGGCCACCAACCGGCCCGACATCCTCGACCCCGCCCTGCTGCGCCCAGGTCGCTTCGACCGGCAGATCGCCGTGGACGCCCCGGACAAGAAGGGTCGCCACCAGATCCTGACGGTGCACGCCAAGGGCAAGCCGATGGCGCCGGATGTCGACATCGAGGCCGTCGCGCGCCGGACCCCCGGGTTCACCGGTGCCGACCTGGCCAACGTGCTCAACGAGGCCGCGCTGCTCACCGCGCGCACCAACGCGAAGTTCATCGACGACGCCGCGATCGACGAGGCCGTCGACCGCGTGGTCGCCGGGCCGCAGAAGCGCACCCGGATGATGAACGAGAAGGAGAAGAAGATCACGGCGTACCACGAAGGTGGGCACGCCCTGGTCGCCGCGGCGATGCGGCACACCGACCCGGTCGCCAAGATCACGATCCTGCCGCGCGGTCGCGCCCTGGGGTACACGATGGTGCTGCCGGTCGACGACAAGTACTCGACGACGCGCAACGAGCTGCTCGACCAGCTCGCCTACGCGCTCGGCGGCCGCGTCGCCGAGGAGCTGATCTTCCACGACCCGACGACGGGCGCCTCGAACGACATCGAGAAGGCCACGGGTCTCGCGCGGCGCATGGTCACGCAGTTCGGCATGAGCGAGCGCATCGGCGCCATCAAGCTGGGCGCCGAGAGCGGCGAGGTCTTCATGGGCCGCGACATGGGCCACGGACGCGACTACTCCGAAGAGGTCGCGGGCATCGTCGACGAGGAGGTGCGTCGCCTGATCGAGGCCGCGCACGACGAGGCCTGGAACGTGCTGGTGGAGAACCGCGACGTCCTGGACGACCTCGTGCAGAAGCTGTTCGAGAAGGAGACGCTCGGCGGCAAGGAGCTGCTGCAGATCTTCGCCGACGTGCGCAAGTCCCCCGAGCGCCCGATCTGGCTGTCCAGCGAGCGACGCCCGATCAGCAACGTGCCGCCGATCCTGACGCCGAACGAGGTCAAGGCGGCCAGCAACGGGCACGCCGTGCAGGACGACCGTGAGCACCCGCCAGCCGCCGTGGTCGAGGTGCCCGAGGGCGGCGCCGTCGACCCCAGCGCCTGA